The stretch of DNA CATTGGTAACTCACCAGCTATTACTTACTATGCATCTGCACGTTTTTTGTAACTGCCACGACTTCAAGTTTTATCTTCCttcttattttttgaaaaaattgattATAGGTTTGCCATTTCTGTTGAAATCAATCGAGATCCATAGAGCGCCATTGCCATTTAAAGACATCGATTCGCTAGCTTTATCCATCGAAAGGAGTCCCTTGCTATTCCCCTGTAAATTCCAAGTTGTATTTGTGAATTTAGATCATAGCACTACTTCCACTGCCAGTGAGCTAAGTTTTCTGATAACTAGTCAAATGCAAAAACTCACTTCAACCAAATCTCCCGTTTGCGGTACTTGTTTAAGCAATTTTACAGTTGCAGTAACACTTGAAAGCTCAAGTTCCAATTGCATTTACAGTGAAAACCAGGATGCTGTTTGGAAATGTGGAGCATTAAGTGGACTTGATTTTGAGAAGAGTTTGGATAACACTGATGATTTTTTAGAGTCTGTGTTAGATAGTAGGAGCAGTAGGGTTTATACAGTAGTGGTGGTGAACAGGGATGAAGAGGTGAGAGCTGTGGTTGGGAAATATCGTCATGCTTGGATTGTAGGTAAGCTCTCTGAGCAGGAAGCTGTGGAGAAAGTGGTGGAAATTTTTGTGGAAGTGTTTGTGAATGGTGGGAAAGAAGAAGGATCAATTCATGGGGAATTTATGCCAGTCGGTGCAGATGGTAGGGTTGTGCTTTCATTCAATCTCTTGAATGCTGatccccgtgattgggtttatGATTGGTATTTAATTTATCCTTTCCTTTTTGTAAATTCAGAgttattttgatcttttttatgcCACCATTTATACTGGAACATATGGCGTTTTATTTCTTCTGAATTTGAGCCACTATCTTCTTAATATTCTGTTTAGTTTTTCTATGAGCTGATCGTTTTGATTCTGATACAAGGGCCTTGTATTTTCTCCCTGTTTTGCAACCCTGGGACAATCATACTACTTGCTACCTTGCAGCTAAAGCTTATAAAGATGCTCTAAAATCATTTCTTTGACAGTTTATTTACTTCTAATTGCAGATATGCAATCAGATGCATCAGTGTTCTTCAAACATATTTTATCTACCTGTTTGCACATATTCATCTAAAATGCTTTTGCATAAGCAGGGATTTTCAAGAGTTAGATGATATGTTGTTGGCTCCTATTGTCCAAGCTTTGGGACCAATAGCTGACATTAGTGTGGAGAGTCAGGTGGCATTCACACTACATTGTTGCCTTTGTAGAGAGTCATCGAGATTTCAATCTTTCTTTCTGTCCCATGTAGTGTTTataaaaagatataattttcatttttgccATGCAGGTTCTCTACCATACTCCAAAGTCCTCATTTTCTGGATGGGATGAAAAGCAGGGAAGCTATATTTTCAGTATTAAGGATCTTCCCTTCTTTGTAAgtcattttacttttattgttaTTGAGGATGTTGTAGAATTCCTTATTTATACTAATGAGATTTATAGGTGAATTCAAATGAGTGGCATTTGGATACTTCAACAGCAGCTGGGGGCCGGTCAAAAGTCCTGCACTTTGTGGTGTATGTTATTTAACTGAATACCACTGTTAATCAACACTCATAAATTAATTGGGGAACAAACAAAGGGAATAGATTGCCATATATATTTTAGGCAACCTTAGAACTCAAATCAAACTGATATACTGGTATTAGGCACAGTTTAGATAACCAGCTTATTAATTGCTTTTACAATAAGAAACTTTTTAATAAGCTCAAAATAACATACAGGTGTTTCATTTCAGTTGGcattcaaaaagttgttttcAGCTTATTATGATAAACTCCTTGAAATAGCTGATGAAAATAAGCTAAGAACAGCTTTTCAAGCCATAAGCTATTTTTCATAACAATATACACTGTAAATTAATCAGCTTAAGGGCTTACCTGAAAATAAGCTCATCCAAACTAGGCCATTATCCTTTGCATTATCCCCATAAAAATATGATTCTGCAGATAATGCTTTTGCCATAGCTGCCTCTAACTTTATATCAGTAAAATCTGAAACACTAGCATTTCTGTTGGATTGTTTAATTCCAGGTATGTGCCATCAGAAGAAGAGTGTCCTCTTCAGTTGCTGCTTCCAAATGGAAAGCTTTCCAAAACAAATGGGTTTATATCTCCTGTGAGTTTAGGATTCATCCCCAGTATGCCCTTCTATCTTGCATCTCTCTTTCACAACCTCATAACATGAATATGACTCTTTTCAGATGTGGGGAGGAGTTGTTGTTTGGAATCCTCCCTCCTCCTGTTCAAGGAATTCCGAGATGCAACCTCTCAGACATAAGATTTCCTCTGAGGTCAGCATTCAGATTCAATATTGTATAAGATTTTggtatttttttcattatcgAATATGTTTGCTGGTTATTAAGTAGCTCTAACATGGGTTCTTGAATTGATTAATGCACATTCTGAAACAGGAATTGAAGAAGGTTTTTGAAGTTTTCATGGGGCAGCTGCGGCAACTCTTTGGTTTAAATTCTGATAGCCTCTATGTTGGTGCAACTGCCACGTCTAGACTATTAACCAGTGAAAAAGGCTTTACACAATGGTTAGACTATGTCTAAAAACAATGAATACAATTGGGAGGGAGTAGGTCTAAAAACTGTCTTGCATGCTTGATGATAAATATGCATCATCTGCTTCTACAAAATTGAATATAGTATCTATAGTTATTGTTATTCAGAATATGAAGGTCAACATGTTGCTTCTACTGCCATGCAATACTTTATTTCATATTCTGTTGCAGAAAATTTTATTCCTCTCTCTATTCTCCCTTCTGTTTATTTACATATGAATGTTGGAGGGCTTATGTTAGTCTTGAAAAGCCAGACCTCTAATAACTACTACTCTGTATGTGGTTTATGCCACAATGATGTTTACAACCATAAATCCATAATTTTAGTGCAATCATCTGTTGTATTCATAATGATGACCCCTTAAATGTAATTCTaaatgatattttcttttcACCTTTCCTTTTGATTTGGGTTTTTGATGTTTAGCCAGCATAGCATAACTAATTACTTCCCTTATCTTCTTAAGTAACATCTTGGCACACTTGTGAGGGAAAAGGGGGTAACTTCTTGTTGTGTTACATTGTTGCAAGCTATTTGCTAATGATAATTCAAAAACTTGTGTGTTCTTATTTTAAGGGAATTGGATTTCATATCACGACAACACACATGCTTCAATCTTCTTCAATGTGGTACCACTCTTGGATCACTTAGTCGGTTGGTACGTCATTAGCTGCCCCATCCTTTGTCCTTTATTTATGTCTAGATCCTGAAAAATTTCTCATTCAGGTTCAATCACTTCCTAGGATGATAATTATGGATGAGATAGGGAAGCAGGTTAGTGATTCAATTATACTTTTGTCTCTATAAGTCTATATTCCTGTTGGTGAGCCATCATATTTGAACCCTTTGCACCTGCTCTGTGTTGGTACTTGGTAGAGATTTGTTAACTTCAGTTACCTACAATTGGTTTATTATATTACTATGGCTTTTGGCAATGCTATATGAACCTCTTCTATATCTAATTTATATGACATCATTTCTATATAAATATCCCAATTAACAAATTGAAACATGCCACATCATGACTTCATGAGGTGGTCATGAAGGATATGTACTGGGGATCATGACATATTGATCATGATATATGTTTGACCTCATTTGCACCTTACCTTCTGTCTCAAAAGAagcttgcttttttttttttggttagaccAAGAGGTGTCTTGAGTAAGCCCTAACTATAGGAGGCACCATTAAGCTCGTACCATCACTACCATATTCAATAATTTCCGTTTGCACCgggccggcccaattaagggtGAAAGTGCTGGCCATGTTGGTTTTTCCATACGAGAGGGGCTTTTGAACTCCCGAACTCTCTTAAGGGATGAGAGTGCACAGCTACTCatgccaaccaagctggttaaaAGAAGCTTTCTTTTATGACAAAGGGGATACTATTTTAGATATTGCAGAACTGATTGAGATGCatgcttttattatttatatagtattaattatGTGCAGGTGAAGTTCTCTCTTGACGCTGCAAAGTCATCTCTAAGCAATGCATCAATTGGCAATTATGATGCTTCAGCTGGTATGTTTATTTTGCCTTTTAGCTTTCAATAATCTCCTCTGCACTTTGATTTGCAAATTTCTTAGTTTACTCTGTTCGCTACCAGTGTCATCAAGACAAGCGAGATCCTTGGCAGAAGATGCCTTTTATCATCCATCTATGATGTCAGTGAGCTACTACTCATTTGAGCACTGCTTTGCTGTCTATTCGGTAAGTTGCTGACATAAATAGGACTTATTCTCCCAAAGAGGCAAAGACCCAAAATCTAGCACACTTGTCTTACCCTCTCTCCTTCTCCTACTCTATTCCTGCAGCCCTTCTTTCTCCCAGTTGCTTTGCACGTGATTCTTGCTGTTCTAAGAGAATGGAAAAGATgcaaacaagaaaacaaaaagtacCTGGCATGGAAAGCCAAAGTTAACTAGCATGTCAAAAATCATAGGCTAATTTTCAGCTGCTGATGTATGTTATGTGCTCACCGTCATGGCCAAGAAAACatgttatagacttatagttgCGTGTCAAATGAACAGTTAGTCCCTTGATACACTCAAGTTCTTTGGTTCAGTTTAGTAGGTTTGGATTTGGAAGCATGGTTTTGATGGGCACAGATATAGTCATGAATTTGGAAGCATTTTAGGCGTTTCTTTTTGTGTACAAGAGGAGCAATCATtagcaatcattataccatggtccaccttgtaaggtggatcaTTGAcataaaattcaattttagtatgataaaagtttcatttttagtatattgaatattcatttttaatatattgaatatttcttttttggtatacaacttttttttttgaaggttttggtatattacttaaaaataaacttggCACTATAGACCATGACCGGATGCTGACAAATGTGAATTTAAGTGTGTCGTTTAATATTATGGTAAAACTAGTAGGATGGATCTCAAGACTATTAATTATCCAATACTTGAGAGAAATTGGTTTGGTAGTggctaaaatatatttttatttgtcaattaaattttgtaatatgttCAATTATCCACTTTTgttcataagtattacaatttttgtcataaataacttttcaactcttaatattttattttaatttaaaagtattacattttttattaaaaatatcacaTTTTCTGTTATAaatcttacatttttttttcataagtaacaattaaacaatttatcaaTGATATTTATCAATGATTAGTACTCCCTcggtcccattttgtttgtgttAGCGAGACTTAaatgaagttattttttaaattcaatgtgtcataatattaagtttaatatttgtatataaaatttatatatttaaaaactacatattaaacattaaagaaataaaatttagaaattaaaaatataaaataaacaatgaagaaagaattgatttgaccaatgaataataaacatgacaggcaaaatgagacaaaatattactacgtatatttttcttaagaatattacaatttttcttataagtaacaaagaatttatttataattaatattatattttccaacaTATTTTTATCATGACCCAACCATCCCGTCTTACATATAAAAAATCTGTAAGAAAAACTCACTCTTACCCAATACATGAGAAAAATTGGTTAGTAGTGGCTAAAATATACTTGTACCTGtcaattaaattttgtaatatgttCAATTATCCACTTTTGTTCATGTTCAActctattactccgtataagttTATATCCAAGTCAAGAATCTAGTCTTGAATGGGAACGGAAAGAATACCCCAATTTTTGTCTACAAAATCAAGGTGCAGAACAAAATAGGGCATTAGGGCGTACTTACAGGCTTACAGCCAGCCAAAATGGAGCCTATTGTACACAGTAagcaaatacggagtaacatttaACACCCTGCTGCTTACACAATAAAGCTATAAAAGTGACAAAATGCTAAAAAGTAgactaaataaaattttcccAGTTGATGAGGTTATCCTTGCTAAAATGGTTGTTCATGGAGACCACTTCCAGTGATGATGGATGACACAATGATCCCAGAAAAAAAGGTACTTGTACACTTACAGAAAACAAAACTGGTGCACCATACAACCAACCCGGTAAACCTAGTTACTTACTAACCCCAACTCTCAGCGTTTAGACTCCAATGCCAGAAGTATCTTCTTCCTCGGACCCTGAAACAACAGAATTATCAAATTTTGCAGCAGTTCATGGGAGCACATAGAAAGTTCAATTTTTACAGTGAAGAATGCTGATGCCTGCCCTAGCAACTAGAATGTCTTACAGGTGAACTTGAATGTTGTGCACCTTATTGATGTAGTGTGTTTTGGAATATAAGGTCAAATAATATCCTTCTATGTGGTCAAGATTTGACTGAAAAACATGCTTAAAGAAACATTTGGGCAGTgtgaataattttgaaacaaaagattttcacaatttgaattgagCAAAGGAAATAGTTAAGTTACGTAAAAATTTTCCAGTATTAGCAAATCTACAAGTTCTCACTTCTTACCCTACCAACTCCACACTGAttctcaaaatttataaaattctaaCCACTATAGAAGGACGGTATAACCAAGTACTCCCAATGGTGTTTTCAGACATCTAAATATAAATGTGGTGGTTCAAAATAGTTCTTTTTTATGGAACCATTGGCTGATCATCATTCAATAGTCTAGCTTAGATTACTTTTACGCAAGTGTCCTTGTTAAGAATATTcattataaatagaaaaaagcTCTGGTGCAAGCAatatattcacaaaatattGAGTCTAATTTTACCATTGGTATTCCCATAGCCTTGAGATCCTCATCTGTCATGTGTATAAGGGCAGCCATATCAACCTGCAAGAAGCAAATGTTTTGGTTAATTTTCTGCGGCTAACTGCTTGATACTACATTGGAAATGAGAGTGAGAAAATTACATACTTCTTCAGCTTGAAatgtaatttcatatttttcaaGACCTAGGGACTGCAGAAAACTACCCACTGATTCAGCCTGCACAAGATTCAGGTTCACAGAAATTATAGAACGAAAATAAATGGAATTTCAGCAATAGTACCACATAACAACATAAGTTGTTGGAAGACATACATTCAGCCTAGACCAGATTTTTATCAATTATATGAATGAAAAAATAAGCATAATTTCAGCAATAGCTACATGGCATATTGGCATGTCATTTGTTGGAGAATATACATCCTGCCTGgataagatttttataaattatatgagAAAAAAAGGTGATATAGCACCTTTAATCTCTGAGTTGTACATGTGGTGATGATTTAGTCCCTAAGTTTAGGGCGTATCTACCTTTGGCCCCTTAGTTTTAACCCAAGTGGCACCTTTGGTCCCTAACTTAAGTACTTTTGTTACCAAACTCAAAACGCAACATCACTGATCCTAAACTTCAATGTCTTCCTGATGCGTTCATTGGAACATCATACCAGCGTCGTTGTCGAGGTCACACGGTATATGCAGTCAGCAAACTAAGGAAACAAATCAAGATAATTTATTTACTTCCTTTGTTAGTAGATTTATTTTAAGAAGACAGtattttccttccttttgaACTTTGCTTAATATGTAATTCTTTACTATAAGTAAAGGACTTTTGATAGAGGAATAAGACAAGCACTAAAGTTTTAAACAAAACCAGGGAGCCGGAGACTCCAGAAAACTCCCCGCACTTATTACACTCTATCTCAACTTCCTACTTTACAATCTACATTCACCCATCCATTCACCATAGACGATCCCGCTTCAACCTCAACCCTCGCTTCTCGCCCATTGACGAGAGCATTCTGCAAAGAACATAACACTTCCCAACACAATTCCACCATGAATGCTTACAGATATGCTATTGCCCCCACACAGGGTGGCTCTATGATTTTCATTTAGCCCACACGACGACAATTTTGATGATAGCCAATACCAAATTTGGTATGAAAACTCAATCGCCATCCTCTTCGTGCTTCTCGCCACAGTCGTTCTATCAATGATTTGCCTCCTCATCTGTGTTTTTGTGCTCAATAGAATGTAAAAATTACAACACTTATAGTATGGAGGTGTGTTTGTGCCCAACAATGTTCATGAAGTCATCTTTATCTTCTCCAAACAAGCCGATGACCAGGAGGAATTCGCCTAAATACACTCACACAAGTGTTTTGCGGGTTAGGGCTTTTGCGCTCTTCAATTTCGGGAAAGATTTATTGTAATCAATGTTGTAGAAAGCGCTAGGAGCTAGGCACTTGTCGGgcgagtaataataataagaaaaacacaGCAGTGTACACATtgcacaccaa from Ipomoea triloba cultivar NCNSP0323 chromosome 7, ASM357664v1 encodes:
- the LOC116026127 gene encoding GPI transamidase component PIG-S; this translates as MAEISEAPSAEDSNQKSDQSFVNDFDSNTMRKTKPGRKRLFLTLTIFISFLIGLPFLLKSIEIHRAPLPFKDIDSLALSIERSPLLFPCKFQVVFVNLDHSTTSTASELSFLITSQMQKLTSTKSPVCGTCLSNFTVAVTLESSSSNCIYSENQDAVWKCGALSGLDFEKSLDNTDDFLESVLDSRSSRVYTVVVVNRDEEVRAVVGKYRHAWIVGKLSEQEAVEKVVEIFVEVFVNGGKEEGSIHGEFMPVGADGRVVLSFNLLNADPRDWVYDWDFQELDDMLLAPIVQALGPIADISVESQVLYHTPKSSFSGWDEKQGSYIFSIKDLPFFVNSNEWHLDTSTAAGGRSKVLHFVVYVPSEEECPLQLLLPNGKLSKTNGFISPMWGGVVVWNPPSSCSRNSEMQPLRHKISSEELKKVFEVFMGQLRQLFGLNSDSLYVGATATSRLLTSEKGFTQWELDFISRQHTCFNLLQCGTTLGSLSRLVQSLPRMIIMDEIGKQVKFSLDAAKSSLSNASIGNYDASAVSSRQARSLAEDAFYHPSMMSVSYYSFEHCFAVYSPFFLPVALHVILAVLREWKRCKQENKKYLAWKAKVN